Proteins encoded in a region of the Streptomyces sp. NBC_01471 genome:
- a CDS encoding APC family permease: MATTEQTEPTGSAEAQSKGLRPGALGMVTSLILATASAAPAYSLAATLAFVVAAVGFQAPAVVVLAFVPILFVSFGYAALNRSDPDCGTIFTWASRSLGPRIGFMGGWAIIASFVLVMGSLAQVAGQYVFLLFGADGIGEDPSSPWVLAVGLGWIALMTAVCYRGIEVAAAVQRALLFLEFAMLVVFSVVALVRVCTGHAGSDARHPRLSWLDPFAISSPSAFASGLVLMLFIYWGWETALTVNEETADRRRTPGRAATLSTLLLLALYLGATYATLSFAGIGTTGNGLANPDHSGDVFSALGGAVFGTSGFGSLMWHLMVLMVLSSAAASTETTVLTLGRTMLAMARHRALPGSLGTVHPRFSVPKAGTIATGAAGAVVYLAMNFLAHGHVIGDAVSSCGLMIALYYGLTGITSAWAHRRADHRGATELWLRVILPAIGGLTLVAAGVWSLRNDWKPDSGGTSWTLPFAPHWHIGGVFLIGVGALAVGLVVMLVQQRRAPSFFAAKLSAPTLTDATGEPSPPAAGHS; this comes from the coding sequence ATGGCAACCACCGAGCAGACCGAGCCGACCGGCTCGGCCGAAGCCCAGTCCAAGGGGCTGCGGCCCGGGGCACTGGGCATGGTCACGAGCCTGATCCTGGCGACGGCATCGGCCGCCCCCGCCTACAGCCTCGCCGCCACGCTCGCCTTCGTCGTCGCGGCCGTCGGCTTCCAGGCACCCGCGGTCGTAGTGCTGGCCTTCGTCCCGATCCTGTTCGTGTCCTTCGGCTACGCGGCGCTCAACCGCTCGGACCCCGACTGCGGGACGATCTTCACCTGGGCCAGCCGCTCGCTGGGCCCGCGCATCGGCTTCATGGGCGGCTGGGCGATCATCGCCTCGTTCGTCCTCGTCATGGGAAGCCTCGCGCAGGTCGCCGGCCAGTACGTGTTCCTGCTGTTCGGCGCAGACGGCATCGGCGAGGACCCGTCGAGCCCCTGGGTACTGGCCGTCGGCCTGGGCTGGATCGCGCTGATGACCGCCGTCTGCTACCGGGGCATCGAGGTCGCCGCCGCCGTCCAGCGCGCCCTGCTCTTCCTGGAGTTCGCCATGCTGGTGGTCTTCTCCGTGGTCGCGCTCGTCCGCGTCTGCACCGGCCACGCGGGTTCGGACGCCCGGCACCCGCGGCTTTCGTGGCTCGACCCGTTCGCGATCTCCTCACCCAGCGCCTTCGCCAGTGGCCTGGTCCTCATGCTGTTCATCTACTGGGGCTGGGAGACCGCCCTGACGGTCAACGAGGAGACGGCCGACCGCCGCCGGACGCCCGGCCGGGCCGCGACGCTCTCGACCTTGCTGCTGCTGGCGCTCTACCTCGGCGCCACCTACGCGACCCTCTCGTTCGCCGGTATCGGCACGACCGGCAACGGCCTGGCCAACCCGGACCACTCCGGCGACGTCTTCTCCGCCCTCGGCGGCGCCGTGTTCGGCACCAGCGGTTTCGGCTCGCTGATGTGGCACCTCATGGTCCTGATGGTGCTGTCCTCGGCTGCCGCGTCGACCGAGACGACCGTACTCACCCTCGGGCGCACCATGCTGGCCATGGCGAGGCACCGGGCGCTGCCCGGCTCCCTCGGTACCGTGCACCCCCGCTTCTCCGTTCCGAAGGCCGGGACGATCGCCACCGGGGCGGCCGGAGCGGTGGTCTACCTGGCGATGAACTTCCTGGCTCACGGACATGTGATCGGCGACGCCGTCTCCTCCTGCGGGCTGATGATCGCCCTCTACTACGGCCTCACCGGGATCACCTCCGCGTGGGCGCACCGGCGGGCGGACCACCGCGGCGCCACCGAACTCTGGCTGCGGGTGATCCTGCCGGCCATCGGCGGGCTGACCCTGGTGGCAGCCGGGGTATGGAGCCTGCGCAACGACTGGAAGCCGGACTCCGGCGGCACCTCCTGGACGCTTCCGTTCGCACCCCACTGGCACATCGGAGGCGTGTTCCTCATCGGTGTCGGCGCACTGGCGGTGGGCCTCGTGGTGATGCTCGTCCAGCAGCGCCGTGCACCGTCCTTCTTCGCCGCCAAGCTTTCGGCTCCCACGCTCACGGACGCCACGGGCGAGCCGTCGCCGCCCGCCGCCGGCCACAGCTGA
- a CDS encoding acyl-CoA dehydrogenase family protein codes for MPFEIRDVLELSTEQRQILQLSREFAAKEIRPRAREVDDAQTESPLDLWAKAAEIGLASFMIPTQYGGGGITDMLTQVLVQEELCHGDIAIGNLLTSSGFFADPILELGTDEQKQRWLGPLCGDTPPLTALAVTEPGHGSDAAGIRTRAVRTGTGESEHYVLNGQKAWISNAPYAQRFVVFATVDPARGAKGVTAFVVERDTPGLTVGRPMRKMGQRAIVNAEVFLEDVRVPVADRLGDEGQGFLGLMRTFDASRILIAASCAGLCRAALDHATGYARERVQFGVPIIKHQAVAFRLADMAVRTDAAHLFALRAARLFDRGERVTAEAAMAKLVGSENAMANTWAAVQTLGGWGYSQEFLVEKWMRDAKLEEIEEGTSDIQRLVISRSLATADGPGQRAGR; via the coding sequence ATGCCTTTCGAGATCCGCGACGTCCTGGAACTCAGCACCGAGCAGCGGCAGATCCTCCAGCTCAGCCGCGAATTCGCGGCGAAGGAGATCCGGCCCCGGGCCCGCGAGGTCGACGACGCCCAGACCGAGTCGCCGCTCGACCTGTGGGCGAAGGCGGCCGAGATCGGCCTCGCCTCCTTCATGATCCCCACCCAGTACGGCGGTGGCGGCATCACCGACATGCTCACCCAGGTCCTGGTCCAGGAGGAGCTGTGCCACGGCGACATCGCCATCGGGAACCTGCTGACCTCCAGCGGGTTCTTCGCCGACCCGATCCTGGAGCTGGGCACCGATGAGCAGAAGCAGCGCTGGCTGGGCCCGCTGTGCGGCGACACCCCGCCGCTGACGGCGCTCGCCGTCACCGAACCGGGCCACGGCTCCGACGCCGCCGGCATCCGCACCCGCGCGGTGCGCACGGGTACCGGAGAGAGCGAGCACTACGTGCTCAACGGGCAGAAGGCGTGGATCTCCAACGCCCCGTACGCCCAGCGCTTCGTCGTCTTCGCCACCGTCGACCCCGCGCGGGGCGCCAAGGGTGTGACCGCATTCGTGGTCGAACGGGACACCCCCGGCCTCACCGTCGGCAGGCCGATGCGCAAGATGGGCCAGCGGGCGATCGTCAACGCCGAGGTCTTCCTGGAGGACGTACGGGTCCCGGTCGCCGACCGGCTGGGCGACGAGGGCCAGGGCTTCCTCGGGCTGATGCGGACCTTCGACGCCTCCCGCATCCTCATCGCCGCCTCCTGCGCAGGCCTGTGCCGGGCCGCCCTCGACCACGCCACCGGCTACGCCCGCGAACGGGTGCAGTTCGGCGTACCGATCATCAAGCACCAGGCGGTGGCCTTCCGGCTCGCCGACATGGCCGTCCGTACAGACGCGGCGCATCTGTTCGCGCTCCGGGCGGCCCGCCTCTTCGACCGCGGCGAGCGGGTCACCGCGGAGGCCGCCATGGCGAAACTCGTCGGATCGGAGAACGCGATGGCCAACACCTGGGCCGCGGTGCAGACCCTCGGCGGCTGGGGCTACTCGCAGGAGTTCCTCGTCGAGAAGTGGATGCGCGACGCCAAGCTCGAGGAGATCGAGGAGGGCACATCCGACATCCAGCGCCTGGTCATCTCCCGCTCGCTGGCCACGGCGGACGGACCGGGACAGCGAGCCGGCCGGTGA
- a CDS encoding acetate--CoA ligase family protein, translated as MTGLDAFRDPASIAVVGASGTPTKWGYWLARGALTGSARRTVHLVNARGGTVLGQETAPSLRELPDAPELVAFAVPGRALGAAVDEALARGARGLLAITAGVDDEPGLAARVRRAGARLIGPNCLGIYDASAQLDLVWGRFEPGSLAIVSQSGQLGLELAGLAADAGLGISRFVSVGSQADVTAHEVLTDLADHDATRVVALYLESFGDGHALIAALTALRRAGKPVLLLTVGASDAGRQAARSHTGAMTTATDIVDAACETAGAVRAETPARLIAAAQLLVRAPRPTGRRVVVVTDSGGQGALAVDLVSRAGLLVEPLPHTTRTAIATGLPPQAATANPVDLAGGGEQDLGTYGRVVDLVAASGGADAVLMSGYFGSYGHDIPAQQERETEVALELARSAVRYGLPVLVHSMARSTTTTEALRAAGVPTYTDIETAVGALGTAARLAERGPVEGVEPAEPGATGGVPAPTPAEARTPRSADPRPPDPPAGPPAAPPVPFGYLSARDLLAGAGIAFPPALPVTDLNELRCAAARLTAPYVLKADWLEHKSEHGGVAVGLGDATALEAAYMAMSLRLGPGRYVVEQLDRRPHVVEMVVATRRDPSFGPVVVVGAGGTETELWRDSVLALAPCTHENAMGLIARLRCAPLLAGWRGRPPVDTGALADTVVRLSRLATARPDLLEIELNPVRVATDGLLAVDALISLTGVTPAAVTCAGDIPTR; from the coding sequence GTGACCGGCCTCGACGCCTTCCGCGACCCGGCGTCCATCGCCGTGGTCGGTGCCAGCGGGACGCCGACGAAGTGGGGCTACTGGCTCGCCAGGGGAGCCCTGACCGGAAGCGCGCGGCGCACCGTGCACCTGGTGAACGCCCGGGGAGGCACCGTCCTCGGACAAGAAACGGCACCCTCGCTGCGCGAACTGCCCGACGCACCCGAACTCGTCGCCTTCGCCGTGCCGGGCCGCGCGCTCGGCGCCGCCGTGGACGAGGCACTGGCACGGGGCGCACGCGGGCTGCTGGCCATCACCGCCGGGGTCGATGACGAGCCCGGCCTCGCCGCCCGGGTCCGTAGGGCCGGCGCCCGGCTGATCGGGCCCAACTGCCTCGGCATCTACGACGCGTCGGCCCAACTCGACCTGGTCTGGGGCCGGTTCGAACCCGGATCGCTGGCGATCGTCTCGCAGAGCGGCCAGCTCGGGCTGGAGCTCGCGGGCCTCGCCGCCGACGCGGGCCTCGGAATCTCCCGGTTCGTCTCCGTGGGCAGCCAGGCGGACGTCACGGCACACGAAGTCCTCACCGACCTCGCCGACCACGACGCCACCCGGGTCGTCGCCCTCTATCTGGAGAGCTTCGGCGACGGACACGCGCTGATCGCGGCCCTCACCGCACTGCGCCGGGCCGGAAAACCCGTACTGCTGCTGACCGTCGGCGCCAGCGACGCCGGCCGGCAGGCCGCCCGGTCGCACACCGGGGCGATGACGACCGCGACGGACATCGTGGACGCCGCGTGCGAGACAGCCGGTGCGGTACGGGCCGAGACACCCGCGCGCCTGATAGCCGCCGCACAACTCCTCGTCCGCGCTCCGCGCCCCACCGGGCGGCGTGTCGTCGTCGTGACGGACAGCGGCGGGCAGGGCGCACTCGCCGTCGACCTCGTCTCACGCGCCGGGCTGCTGGTGGAGCCACTGCCGCACACGACCAGGACGGCCATCGCCACCGGCCTCCCACCGCAGGCCGCCACCGCCAACCCGGTCGACCTGGCCGGCGGCGGCGAACAGGACCTGGGCACGTACGGCCGGGTCGTGGACCTGGTGGCCGCGTCGGGCGGCGCCGACGCCGTCCTGATGAGCGGATACTTCGGCAGCTACGGCCACGACATCCCGGCCCAGCAGGAACGGGAGACCGAAGTCGCCCTGGAACTGGCCCGGTCGGCCGTCCGGTACGGGCTGCCGGTGCTGGTGCACTCGATGGCCCGGTCCACCACGACCACCGAGGCGCTGCGTGCGGCGGGCGTGCCCACGTACACGGACATCGAGACGGCCGTCGGCGCACTGGGCACGGCGGCCCGCCTCGCCGAACGAGGTCCGGTGGAGGGGGTGGAACCGGCAGAGCCGGGGGCCACGGGTGGGGTACCTGCACCAACCCCTGCAGAAGCGCGTACACCCCGGAGCGCGGACCCGCGTCCGCCGGATCCGCCCGCCGGACCGCCCGCGGCACCGCCGGTCCCTTTCGGTTACCTGTCCGCGCGCGACCTTCTCGCGGGTGCGGGTATCGCGTTCCCGCCCGCCCTGCCCGTCACCGATCTGAACGAACTCAGGTGTGCGGCAGCCCGGTTGACCGCCCCGTACGTCCTCAAGGCGGACTGGCTGGAGCACAAGAGCGAACACGGCGGCGTGGCGGTCGGCCTCGGTGACGCCACCGCGCTGGAGGCCGCGTACATGGCGATGTCCCTGCGCCTGGGCCCCGGCCGGTACGTCGTCGAGCAGCTGGACCGCCGCCCGCACGTCGTCGAAATGGTGGTCGCCACCCGCCGCGACCCGTCCTTCGGGCCCGTCGTCGTGGTGGGCGCGGGCGGTACCGAGACGGAACTATGGCGCGACAGCGTCCTGGCCCTCGCACCCTGCACCCACGAGAACGCGATGGGCCTGATCGCGCGGCTGCGCTGCGCACCGCTGCTGGCCGGCTGGCGCGGGCGCCCCCCGGTCGACACCGGGGCGCTCGCCGACACGGTCGTCCGGCTCTCCCGGCTGGCCACCGCGCGGCCCGACCTGCTGGAGATCGAACTCAACCCGGTCCGCGTCGCCACGGACGGCCTCCTGGCCGTCGACGCACTGATCAGCCTCACCGGTGTCACCCCCGCCGCCGTCACCTGCGCCGGTGACATCCCCACCCGGTGA
- a CDS encoding SDR family oxidoreductase, with amino-acid sequence MSTSPENTPSTKNSPAELTGRVAVVTGGGSGIGRAIALRYAAAGGTVAVLGRRPEALEETARLAGESGGTVETASVDVRDADALTAAIDAVAARHGRLDALVNNAAGNFVVPAEDLSPNGWRAVVDIVLNGTFFATRAAARHMLGAGDGAVVNVIASYAWHGHPGTVHSAAAKGGVLAMTRTLAAEWGARGVRVNCIAPGPTETEGAGAALWSTPQARERVLDSVPAGRFTTPEEVAEAALFLMEERSRYITGTTMVIDGGQWLGRRVYG; translated from the coding sequence GTGAGCACTTCCCCCGAGAACACCCCCTCCACGAAGAACTCCCCCGCTGAACTCACCGGCCGGGTGGCCGTCGTCACCGGTGGCGGTTCCGGAATCGGCCGTGCCATCGCCCTGCGCTATGCCGCGGCAGGCGGAACGGTCGCGGTCCTCGGCCGGCGCCCCGAGGCGCTGGAGGAGACCGCGCGCCTCGCGGGGGAGTCGGGCGGCACGGTGGAGACCGCCTCGGTCGATGTCCGCGACGCCGACGCGCTGACGGCCGCGATCGACGCGGTCGCCGCCCGCCACGGGCGGCTGGACGCGCTGGTCAACAACGCCGCAGGGAACTTCGTCGTCCCCGCCGAGGACCTGTCCCCGAACGGCTGGCGCGCCGTGGTCGACATCGTCCTCAACGGCACGTTCTTCGCCACCCGGGCCGCCGCGCGGCACATGCTCGGCGCCGGGGACGGTGCCGTCGTCAATGTGATCGCCAGTTACGCCTGGCACGGCCACCCCGGCACCGTCCACAGCGCGGCGGCCAAGGGCGGAGTGCTTGCCATGACCCGCACTCTCGCGGCCGAGTGGGGCGCGCGCGGCGTGCGGGTCAACTGCATCGCTCCCGGCCCGACCGAGACCGAGGGCGCGGGCGCCGCACTGTGGTCCACACCGCAGGCCCGGGAACGGGTGCTGGACAGTGTCCCCGCCGGGCGCTTCACCACACCGGAGGAGGTCGCCGAGGCCGCCCTGTTCCTGATGGAGGAGCGCTCGCGCTACATCACCGGCACGACCATGGTGATCGACGGCGGCCAGTGGCTGGGCCGCCGGGTCTACGGCTGA
- a CDS encoding aspartate aminotransferase family protein has translation MYPRLASDLSRLPQLLTDSAAFAVRELGSLPARPVAWTGQAPTADPLPREGVGAEAALARFAERWAPGFSGSAGPRYLGFVTGGTTPAALVGDWLTGTYDQNAMTGGDSSATALERETIDWLRELFGIGEAHDGVFVTGATASNTVGLATAREWAGERLGVRVSRDGVGALGPLPVLSGAPHSSIAKALSVLGLGRSALVPVPLLPGGREAVDPRRLEEELRARAGRPSVVVANAGTVNTVDFDDLGAIAALRQRYDFWLHVDAAFGGFAALSPRHADLVRHLDAADSVCLDLHKWLNVPYDAALAFTRHRELQVRVHQNTASYLSAPAGEPDFLHLAPENSRRLRAVAAWFTLTAYGRDGYREIVERCTALAGRLAAGLGSAAELRLAAPTRLNVVCFTLAHRPTPERVQALARAIAETGETFVTPTVLFGQPVLRAALSNWSTTEADVDRVVRVVSEVSRGFA, from the coding sequence ATGTATCCCCGACTCGCCTCCGACCTCTCCCGTCTTCCCCAACTGCTGACGGACAGCGCCGCGTTCGCCGTCCGTGAGCTGGGCAGCCTCCCTGCCCGCCCGGTCGCGTGGACGGGGCAGGCGCCCACGGCGGACCCACTGCCCCGGGAAGGCGTGGGTGCAGAAGCGGCGCTGGCCAGGTTCGCCGAGCGGTGGGCTCCGGGCTTCTCCGGCAGCGCGGGGCCGCGCTACCTCGGCTTCGTCACCGGCGGGACCACTCCGGCGGCCCTGGTGGGGGACTGGCTCACCGGTACGTACGACCAGAACGCCATGACCGGAGGCGACTCGTCGGCCACGGCCCTGGAACGGGAAACCATTGACTGGCTGCGTGAGTTGTTCGGGATCGGCGAGGCCCACGACGGGGTGTTCGTCACCGGTGCCACGGCCTCCAACACGGTGGGTCTGGCAACGGCCCGGGAGTGGGCGGGTGAACGGCTCGGCGTCCGTGTCTCGCGGGACGGGGTCGGCGCTCTCGGCCCACTGCCGGTCCTGTCCGGGGCGCCGCACTCCAGTATCGCCAAGGCGCTGTCCGTCCTCGGCCTGGGCCGTTCGGCGCTGGTGCCCGTGCCGTTGCTTCCCGGCGGCCGGGAGGCGGTCGATCCCCGCCGCCTGGAGGAGGAGCTCCGGGCGCGGGCAGGCCGTCCGTCGGTCGTCGTGGCGAACGCCGGAACGGTGAACACCGTCGACTTCGACGACCTCGGAGCCATCGCCGCGCTCAGGCAGCGCTACGACTTCTGGCTGCACGTCGACGCCGCATTCGGCGGCTTCGCGGCCCTCTCACCGCGCCACGCGGACCTGGTGAGACATCTGGACGCGGCCGACTCGGTCTGCCTCGACCTGCACAAGTGGCTCAACGTGCCCTACGACGCGGCGCTCGCCTTCACCCGGCACCGCGAGCTTCAGGTCCGGGTCCATCAGAACACCGCCTCCTATCTGAGCGCGCCCGCCGGCGAGCCGGACTTCCTGCACCTGGCGCCCGAGAACTCCCGCCGACTGCGCGCCGTGGCAGCCTGGTTCACCCTCACCGCCTACGGCCGCGACGGCTACCGTGAGATCGTCGAACGGTGCACCGCTCTCGCCGGCCGGCTGGCCGCCGGTCTCGGCTCCGCCGCTGAACTGCGGTTGGCCGCGCCGACCCGGCTGAACGTCGTCTGCTTCACACTCGCTCACCGGCCCACACCCGAGCGCGTCCAGGCCCTTGCCCGGGCCATTGCCGAGACGGGGGAGACGTTCGTTACCCCCACGGTGCTTTTCGGGCAGCCGGTGCTGCGCGCCGCACTGAGCAATTGGAGTACGACCGAGGCCGACGTCGACCGGGTGGTGCGCGTCGTCTCGGAGGTCAGCCGGGGTTTTGCGTGA
- a CDS encoding helix-turn-helix transcriptional regulator: MPEIRHEPIAPTRTQRLATGAEVDAHRHDDHQIVYAGRGVLSVTASAGTWVAPATRAIWIPAGTVHAHQAHGDLEMHLVGLPTGDDPIGLDEPTVLAVGPLLRELILAYTDTPLDGSPQRARLRAVLLDQLRVSPHQPLHLPTPTSPQLKDLCDLLKADPGDNRTLTQLGQHIGASNRTLSRLFRTDLNMTFPQWRTQLRLHHALVLLANNTPVTTTAHQCGWSSASAFIDVFHRTFGHTPGAHHGPVHQKHPHPPAVQDADQPLTQNPG, from the coding sequence ATGCCGGAAATCCGCCATGAGCCCATCGCGCCGACCCGGACCCAGAGACTGGCGACCGGGGCGGAAGTCGACGCGCACCGGCACGACGACCATCAGATCGTCTACGCGGGCCGGGGCGTGCTCAGTGTCACGGCCAGCGCCGGGACCTGGGTCGCGCCCGCCACCCGTGCCATCTGGATTCCCGCCGGAACGGTCCACGCCCATCAGGCCCACGGGGACCTGGAGATGCACCTGGTCGGCCTGCCGACCGGGGACGATCCGATCGGGCTCGACGAGCCGACCGTGCTCGCCGTCGGGCCCCTCCTGCGCGAGCTCATCCTCGCCTACACCGACACTCCCCTCGACGGCAGTCCTCAGCGAGCCCGGCTGCGCGCCGTGCTGCTGGATCAGCTACGTGTGTCGCCCCATCAGCCGCTTCATCTGCCGACACCCACATCCCCTCAACTCAAGGATCTGTGCGACCTGTTGAAGGCCGACCCCGGCGACAACCGCACGCTCACCCAGCTCGGTCAGCACATCGGCGCCAGCAACCGCACACTGTCCCGGCTGTTCCGCACCGACCTCAACATGACTTTCCCCCAGTGGCGCACCCAACTGCGCCTCCACCACGCCCTGGTGCTCCTCGCCAACAACACCCCGGTCACCACAACGGCCCACCAGTGCGGTTGGTCGTCGGCCAGTGCGTTCATCGATGTCTTCCACCGGACCTTCGGGCACACTCCCGGAGCACACCACGGCCCGGTCCACCAGAAGCATCCCCACCCGCCGGCCGTGCAGGACGCCGATCAGCCCCTCACGCAAAACCCCGGCTGA
- a CDS encoding GNAT family N-acetyltransferase, with protein MTIRRAQADDLPVLQDIERAAGRCFRGIGMPEIADDEPLPLEELARYQRAGLAWVAVGEANVPVAYLIADRVDGNFHIEQVSVHPDSARCGIGRSLLDHLADRAAADGVPALTLTTFADVPWNAPYYARCGFQPLDGRRAGPRLREIRAREAADGLDRWPRLCMIRAL; from the coding sequence ATGACCATCCGAAGAGCCCAGGCCGACGACCTTCCGGTCCTCCAGGACATCGAAAGGGCCGCAGGGCGGTGCTTCCGCGGCATCGGTATGCCGGAGATCGCCGATGACGAACCGCTGCCCCTGGAAGAACTGGCCCGCTACCAGCGGGCCGGTCTGGCCTGGGTCGCGGTCGGCGAGGCGAACGTCCCGGTGGCGTACCTCATCGCCGACCGCGTCGACGGCAACTTCCACATCGAGCAGGTCTCGGTGCACCCGGACAGCGCACGCTGTGGCATCGGACGCTCACTGCTGGACCATCTGGCGGATCGGGCGGCGGCTGACGGAGTCCCCGCCCTGACGCTCACCACTTTCGCTGACGTTCCGTGGAACGCGCCGTATTACGCACGCTGCGGCTTCCAGCCCCTTGACGGGAGAAGGGCCGGCCCGCGCCTCAGGGAGATCCGCGCGCGGGAAGCGGCTGACGGCCTCGATCGATGGCCGCGCCTGTGCATGATCCGCGCCCTGTGA
- a CDS encoding transglycosylase SLT domain-containing protein yields MTATTRRTLSPRKTSVAGIAAAGAAACALSLAPHPAHAAEPTATPVSAAAVTTAQITQQAHHAEKAAHAKATKAKKAGLHTTATKTKKATHADPVAAIVKSPKYSNNLDGWIKESLAIMKAKHIPGSYDGLHRNIMRESSGNPHAQNNWDVNAQNGIPSKGLLQVIQPTFDTYHVKGTKNSLTDPVANIVAAANYAADKYGSMDNVNSAY; encoded by the coding sequence ATGACTGCCACCACCCGCCGCACCCTCAGCCCCCGCAAGACCTCCGTGGCCGGCATCGCCGCCGCCGGCGCCGCCGCCTGCGCCCTGTCCCTGGCCCCGCACCCCGCCCACGCCGCCGAGCCCACCGCCACACCCGTCTCCGCCGCCGCCGTCACCACCGCCCAGATCACCCAGCAGGCCCACCACGCCGAAAAGGCCGCCCACGCCAAGGCCACCAAGGCGAAGAAGGCCGGCCTGCACACCACCGCGACGAAGACCAAGAAGGCCACACACGCCGACCCCGTCGCCGCGATCGTCAAGAGCCCCAAGTACAGCAACAACCTCGACGGCTGGATCAAGGAATCGCTGGCCATCATGAAGGCCAAGCACATCCCCGGCAGCTACGACGGCCTGCACCGCAACATCATGCGCGAATCCAGCGGCAACCCCCACGCCCAGAACAACTGGGACGTCAACGCCCAGAACGGCATCCCCTCCAAGGGACTCCTCCAGGTCATCCAGCCCACCTTCGACACCTACCACGTCAAGGGCACCAAGAACAGCCTCACCGACCCCGTCGCCAACATCGTCGCCGCAGCCAACTACGCCGCCGACAAATACGGCTCGATGGACAACGTCAACTCCGCCTACTGA
- a CDS encoding MbtH family protein has translation MSWNEEDDGRTYEVVSNHEEQYSLWPAERELPAGWNKAGKSGSKAECMEYIAEVWTDMRPKSLRDAMAKADNQS, from the coding sequence GTGAGCTGGAACGAAGAGGACGACGGCCGCACGTACGAGGTGGTCTCGAACCACGAGGAGCAGTACAGCCTGTGGCCGGCGGAGCGGGAGCTCCCCGCGGGGTGGAACAAGGCGGGGAAGTCCGGCTCCAAGGCCGAGTGCATGGAGTACATCGCGGAGGTGTGGACGGACATGCGTCCCAAGAGTCTGCGTGACGCGATGGCGAAGGCCGACAACCAGAGCTAA
- a CDS encoding acyl carrier protein: MNSTDILNAIAKIVEEVVGVDSAMVTTEKSFVDDLDVDSLAMVEMNMAIEDRFELKIPDDRVAELRTVGDMVSYIGNYR, translated from the coding sequence GTGAACAGCACCGACATTCTCAACGCCATTGCCAAGATCGTCGAAGAGGTCGTCGGCGTCGACTCCGCGATGGTGACCACCGAGAAGTCATTCGTCGACGATCTGGACGTCGACTCCCTGGCGATGGTGGAGATGAACATGGCGATCGAGGACCGGTTCGAGCTGAAGATCCCCGACGACCGGGTCGCGGAGTTGAGGACCGTCGGCGACATGGTGAGCTACATCGGCAACTACCGGTGA